The Acidobacteriota bacterium genome window below encodes:
- a CDS encoding TRAP transporter substrate-binding protein — MSKLEGRAPSLERRRFLHVSARYGYSTAVVAAAGGYLWNDRALAQTAADEEAKERGAKYRMIFATEQRIEDSVRYPVMQAELKQNVEAATKNQIFVKLFPAGQLGMGAQLAQKVQAGTLQGCSTSLSNLSPYAPAVDLVNIPFWCGRNQQFANLVTSKAWNDEITPKVAERGYKPMFYFTADARTIAVRKGFPHVIKTPADMKGMKMRVPPSQLLQTFYRLAGANPTVVPWGETATAMKQGVADGLDPAVTALSVYGFHDLLAWVTFVQSVPDAQMFAANSGWYRSLSADVRAAFDDACAKTVQQAFAQLEVARGNAVTRMRENGAQFYVPMAAEYQQWIEACGPQRKEWDDFKLKLVGSPAAFDKLMEAANTQGPITVADPKI, encoded by the coding sequence ATGTCAAAGCTGGAAGGACGGGCGCCTTCGCTCGAACGTCGTCGTTTTCTGCACGTGTCGGCCCGCTACGGGTACTCGACCGCGGTGGTTGCTGCCGCGGGTGGGTACCTGTGGAATGACCGTGCGCTGGCGCAGACGGCTGCCGACGAGGAAGCGAAGGAGCGCGGTGCGAAATACCGGATGATTTTCGCGACTGAGCAGCGCATCGAGGATTCGGTTCGCTACCCGGTGATGCAGGCCGAGTTGAAGCAGAACGTCGAGGCGGCGACGAAGAATCAGATCTTCGTCAAGCTGTTTCCGGCCGGCCAGCTTGGCATGGGCGCCCAGTTGGCCCAGAAGGTCCAGGCCGGTACGTTGCAGGGCTGCTCGACGTCGCTGTCGAACCTCTCGCCCTACGCTCCAGCGGTCGACCTGGTCAATATACCGTTCTGGTGCGGCCGCAATCAGCAATTCGCGAATCTCGTGACCAGCAAGGCGTGGAACGACGAGATCACGCCGAAGGTGGCCGAGCGCGGCTACAAGCCCATGTTCTACTTCACGGCCGACGCGCGGACGATCGCGGTGCGCAAGGGCTTCCCGCACGTCATCAAGACGCCGGCGGACATGAAGGGCATGAAGATGCGCGTGCCGCCTTCGCAGCTCCTGCAGACTTTCTACCGCCTGGCCGGCGCGAATCCGACCGTGGTGCCCTGGGGAGAGACGGCAACCGCCATGAAGCAGGGCGTCGCCGACGGGCTGGACCCGGCGGTCACCGCACTGTCAGTCTATGGATTTCACGACCTGCTCGCCTGGGTGACCTTTGTGCAAAGCGTACCGGACGCGCAGATGTTTGCGGCCAATTCGGGCTGGTACCGCTCGCTGTCGGCGGACGTACGTGCCGCGTTCGACGACGCCTGCGCGAAGACCGTTCAGCAGGCGTTCGCTCAACTCGAGGTGGCCCGCGGAAATGCGGTGACCCGGATGCGCGAGAACGGCGCCCAGTTCTACGTACCGATGGCAGCCGAGTACCAGCAATGGATCGAAGCCTGCGGTCCGCAGCGCAAGGAGTGGGACGACTTCAAACTGAAGCTGGTCGGCTCGCCTGCGGCTTTCGACAAGCTGATGGAAGCCGCCAATACCCAAGGTCCGATCACGGTGGCCGATCCCAAGATCTGA
- a CDS encoding TRAP transporter small permease, translated as MKRLLHALDDNAERYLMLTCYCFIVFVIVQEVIRRFVLNYSSSWAEELARYAFIYMGWIGASSAVKERAHIRFDVLFTRLPARLHGYLYIFIELCTLVLACIVLYWSMHTIEQLLRFGGTTPVLRVNKAWFEMAVPIGFVLIIVRIIQSLKRDIADIRAGRPAFEGKAMFEE; from the coding sequence ATGAAGAGACTGCTGCACGCGCTCGACGATAACGCCGAGCGCTACCTGATGCTCACCTGCTACTGCTTCATCGTGTTCGTGATCGTGCAGGAAGTCATCCGGCGTTTCGTGCTGAACTACTCGAGCTCATGGGCGGAGGAGCTGGCCCGATACGCATTCATCTACATGGGATGGATCGGTGCATCGTCGGCGGTCAAGGAGCGCGCACACATCCGTTTCGACGTGCTGTTCACGCGCCTGCCGGCGCGCCTGCATGGCTACCTCTACATCTTCATCGAGCTGTGCACCCTCGTCCTGGCCTGCATCGTGCTCTACTGGTCGATGCACACCATCGAGCAACTGCTGCGGTTCGGCGGCACGACACCGGTGTTGCGCGTCAACAAGGCGTGGTTCGAAATGGCAGTCCCGATCGGCTTCGTACTGATCATCGTCCGGATCATCCAGTCCCTGAAGCGTGACATCGCGGACATACGCGCGGGGCGCCCTGCCTTCGAGGGTAAGGCCATGTTCGAGGAATGA
- a CDS encoding TRAP transporter large permease, whose product MAVPLSLLFIVVLLVIGVPFWVSLGLGTVVLLTSTDALPLTLVGEALFEGVDSFALIAIPLFVLTGDIMVRSGLAYRLLDFAEASFGTWRSGFGTSTVAGCGLFACISGSDAADAAAIGRITMDRLVLKGYPKDYACALVASGACTGILIPPSIAYIIIGLVLGISSATLFIAAFVPGMMVLAAVVLTNVIVNRYNRFENTQGSFSWARWFKALNDAKWALSIPVLILGGIYTGVFTPTESAAVAVAVSLGIGMLQKQIRLKDFSSMLGTSARVCGVVLPIIAVALLFAQALTVVGVPQQFVEWVLSFGTDRNTVIFLMLVVWVVSGMFMETGPNIVVLGPLMYPLSQQIGMDPIHFCVFMITTLGLGFITPPFGLNLFVMSGLTRTPLGAIARRAFPFVIAMLVVSAVIGYVPILSTFAVR is encoded by the coding sequence ATGGCCGTGCCATTGTCGCTGCTGTTCATCGTCGTCCTGCTGGTCATCGGCGTGCCTTTCTGGGTCTCGCTGGGCCTCGGTACCGTTGTCTTGCTGACGTCGACGGATGCCCTCCCGTTGACCTTGGTCGGCGAGGCGCTGTTCGAGGGCGTCGACTCGTTCGCGTTGATCGCGATTCCGCTCTTCGTCCTGACCGGTGACATCATGGTGCGCTCCGGCTTGGCATACCGCCTGCTCGACTTCGCGGAGGCCAGTTTCGGAACCTGGCGCTCCGGATTCGGAACGTCGACCGTGGCCGGCTGCGGTCTGTTCGCGTGCATCTCGGGCTCGGACGCGGCCGACGCGGCCGCGATCGGCCGGATCACGATGGACCGGCTGGTGCTGAAGGGTTATCCGAAGGACTACGCCTGCGCTCTCGTCGCCTCGGGGGCCTGCACCGGCATCCTGATTCCCCCGTCGATTGCGTACATCATCATCGGTCTGGTCCTGGGCATCTCTTCGGCGACGCTCTTCATCGCTGCGTTCGTGCCGGGAATGATGGTGCTGGCTGCCGTCGTCCTGACCAACGTGATCGTGAACCGGTACAACCGGTTCGAGAACACACAGGGCAGTTTCTCCTGGGCCCGGTGGTTCAAGGCACTGAACGACGCGAAGTGGGCTCTGTCGATCCCGGTGCTCATCCTCGGCGGTATTTATACCGGTGTCTTTACCCCGACGGAGTCTGCTGCCGTCGCCGTCGCGGTCTCATTGGGCATCGGCATGCTGCAGAAGCAGATCAGGCTGAAGGACTTCTCCAGCATGCTGGGTACCAGTGCCCGCGTGTGCGGCGTCGTGCTCCCGATCATCGCCGTCGCGCTGCTGTTCGCGCAGGCACTTACGGTGGTCGGCGTGCCGCAGCAATTCGTCGAATGGGTGCTGTCCTTCGGCACCGACCGCAATACGGTCATCTTCCTGATGCTCGTCGTCTGGGTGGTATCCGGAATGTTCATGGAGACCGGACCGAACATCGTCGTGCTCGGGCCGCTGATGTATCCGCTCTCGCAGCAGATCGGAATGGATCCGATCCACTTCTGTGTGTTCATGATCACGACGCTCGGGCTCGGGTTCATCACTCCGCCGTTCGGCCTGAACCTGTTCGTCATGTCCGGCCTCACCCGCACCCCGCTCGGCGCGATCGCGCGGCGGGCATTTCCCTTCGTCATCGCGATGCTGGTCGTCTCGGCCGTCATCGGCTACGTTCCGATCCTGTCCACTTTCGCCGTACGTTGA
- a CDS encoding transketolase, producing MNFPATVDRSSPDLAAVEALATRLRRHVVQMVARLGQGYVAQGLGAADVFAALFGGELRLRGGNPRWNGRDRFILSASHNSALFHAAFAEAGLMPIEALASYCVDGSPCELNVSERLPGVEGTFGSLGQGLSVAVGMALAGKLDGSPWRVYVVLGDGELQEGQVWEATMSAATHRLDNLCMIIDWNEMQVEGHVDKVHRMAPVLAKFEAFGWRGIEVDGHNLSEIFSALAAARTTMDRPTVILAHTKVGMGVPALEGVRSHNMRLPPDVAQRALAELGVQ from the coding sequence ATGAACTTCCCCGCTACCGTAGATCGCTCCTCCCCGGACCTCGCGGCTGTCGAGGCTCTCGCAACACGGCTGCGCCGCCACGTGGTTCAGATGGTCGCGCGTCTGGGGCAGGGATATGTTGCCCAGGGACTGGGTGCCGCAGACGTGTTTGCGGCCCTTTTCGGCGGTGAACTGCGCCTGCGGGGCGGTAACCCCCGCTGGAACGGGCGCGACCGGTTCATTCTCTCCGCCTCGCACAATTCGGCGCTGTTTCACGCAGCCTTTGCCGAGGCCGGCCTCATGCCGATCGAGGCGCTCGCGAGTTACTGCGTCGACGGCTCTCCCTGCGAACTCAACGTGTCGGAGCGGCTTCCAGGGGTGGAGGGCACCTTCGGTTCGCTCGGCCAAGGACTTTCGGTGGCTGTCGGAATGGCGCTCGCCGGAAAGCTCGACGGGTCGCCATGGCGCGTCTACGTGGTCCTGGGAGACGGCGAACTCCAGGAAGGTCAGGTCTGGGAGGCCACGATGTCCGCCGCGACGCATCGACTGGACAACCTCTGCATGATCATCGACTGGAACGAGATGCAGGTCGAAGGTCACGTCGACAAGGTGCATCGAATGGCGCCGGTGCTTGCAAAATTCGAAGCATTCGGCTGGCGCGGGATCGAAGTCGACGGGCATAACCTGTCCGAGATCTTTTCCGCGCTGGCGGCAGCACGCACGACGATGGACCGGCCGACGGTCATTCTCGCGCATACGAAGGTCGGCATGGGTGTGCCGGCGCTGGAAGGCGTGCGTAGCCACAACATGCGATTGCCCCCAGACGTCGCCCAGCGGGCACTTGCAGAGCTGGGGGTGCAATGA
- a CDS encoding transketolase has product MSTPSLDADFTGTNVQTAQGPGGPVPRLYGEALLGLARDDPRIVCLVADLSPATETDLFRDSLPARFFNLGIAEANMIGVAGGLARCGRRPWVHTFGVFATRRCYDQVAMQVAYPRLDVKIVGFLPGLTTLLGVSHQAIDDVALMRALPNMTILEPGSADGIGECLREANAIGGPVYLRMRRLDPGEDGSPLPVVSTAGALSVIREGSGPVVFASGMMVRTALDAAERIAAQGVSTRVIDVRRIKPLPAEPIVEAARQAGAVVVAENHSIVGGLGSAIAEVLMEAGVRCAFERIGVRDTFAEGGSTAYLFDRYGLSEEAVAAAVRSVARRAAR; this is encoded by the coding sequence ATGAGCACGCCATCGCTGGACGCCGATTTTACCGGCACAAACGTTCAGACTGCGCAGGGCCCCGGCGGACCAGTGCCGCGCCTGTACGGCGAGGCGCTGCTCGGGCTCGCGCGTGACGACCCGCGAATTGTCTGCCTGGTCGCAGATCTTTCTCCTGCGACCGAGACGGACCTGTTCAGGGACAGCCTGCCCGCTCGATTCTTCAATCTCGGGATTGCCGAGGCGAACATGATCGGCGTGGCCGGGGGGCTGGCGCGCTGCGGTCGCCGGCCATGGGTTCACACATTCGGGGTCTTCGCCACGCGCCGCTGTTATGACCAGGTTGCGATGCAGGTCGCCTACCCGCGGCTCGATGTGAAGATCGTCGGATTCCTCCCCGGCCTCACGACGCTGCTCGGCGTCAGCCACCAGGCCATCGACGACGTCGCATTGATGAGAGCGCTTCCGAACATGACGATTCTCGAGCCCGGGAGCGCCGATGGGATCGGAGAGTGCCTGCGCGAGGCAAATGCGATCGGCGGCCCCGTCTATCTGAGGATGCGCCGGCTCGATCCGGGCGAGGACGGCTCACCGTTACCCGTTGTCTCCACCGCAGGAGCGCTCTCCGTAATTCGTGAGGGTTCGGGCCCGGTGGTTTTCGCCTCGGGCATGATGGTTCGAACTGCCCTGGATGCAGCGGAACGAATCGCCGCGCAGGGTGTTTCAACGCGGGTGATCGACGTACGGCGAATCAAGCCGCTACCCGCCGAGCCGATTGTCGAGGCTGCGCGGCAGGCGGGTGCCGTGGTCGTCGCCGAGAATCATTCGATCGTTGGCGGCCTCGGCTCTGCCATTGCGGAAGTACTGATGGAAGCGGGTGTTCGCTGTGCGTTCGAGCGGATCGGGGTCCGAGACACGTTTGCCGAGGGCGGTTCCACGGCCTACCTGTTCGATCGCTACGGCCTGTCGGAAGAGGCGGTTGCGGCAGCCGTCCGGAGTGTTGCACGGAGGGCGGCCCGATGA
- a CDS encoding NAD-binding protein, translated as MNDRVDTIAFIGLGTMGAPMARNLVRAGFRLRVYDVVPSAAAAFAGEAHVADSPADAASGADVVITMLPTGREVAAALFGPGAACATLRTRGLVVDMSTIAHADCVTHGERLRSAGFRAVDAPVGRSPQHAIEGKLLVMAGGDPADVNELRTVFDAIGDTVHHVGPYGSGIRIKLINNYLSMVNMVIAAEGLTFAAKAGIRRDIALSIFAETPAGRGQMFTNYPRKVLAGDLKPDFPLSMGLKDITLALGFGAEVGAPLFLGAASRELFALAKPFGRERDDCTAMLLLLEEIAHARAV; from the coding sequence ATGAACGACCGAGTCGATACGATCGCGTTCATCGGGCTGGGAACAATGGGCGCGCCTATGGCTCGGAACCTGGTTCGTGCCGGCTTTCGCTTGCGGGTTTACGACGTGGTCCCTTCAGCCGCCGCAGCGTTCGCGGGTGAGGCACACGTCGCGGACAGTCCGGCCGACGCTGCAAGCGGCGCAGATGTGGTGATAACGATGTTGCCGACCGGACGCGAGGTGGCAGCGGCGCTGTTCGGACCCGGTGCCGCGTGCGCGACGCTGCGCACACGAGGGCTGGTGGTCGACATGAGCACGATCGCGCATGCTGATTGCGTGACGCACGGCGAAAGGCTGCGCAGTGCGGGTTTTCGCGCAGTCGATGCGCCAGTGGGTCGCTCCCCTCAGCACGCCATCGAAGGAAAGCTTCTGGTAATGGCCGGCGGTGACCCCGCGGATGTCAACGAGTTGCGCACTGTCTTCGATGCGATCGGAGACACCGTCCATCACGTCGGGCCTTACGGCAGCGGCATCCGGATCAAGCTGATCAACAACTACCTCTCCATGGTGAACATGGTGATCGCGGCCGAAGGGCTGACCTTCGCTGCCAAGGCGGGAATTCGTCGTGACATTGCCTTGTCGATCTTTGCCGAAACGCCGGCCGGTCGCGGGCAGATGTTCACCAACTACCCGAGAAAAGTACTCGCTGGCGATCTGAAGCCAGACTTCCCGTTGTCGATGGGGCTCAAGGACATCACATTGGCATTGGGGTTTGGCGCCGAGGTCGGGGCGCCGCTCTTCCTGGGCGCAGCCTCACGCGAGTTGTTCGCGTTGGCCAAGCCGTTCGGTCGAGAGCGGGACGACTGTACCGCAATGCTCCTTCTGCTCGAAGAGATCGCGCACGCTCGCGCAGTTTGA
- a CDS encoding DsrE/DsrF/DrsH-like family protein, whose translation MAAMVAAVGAVSGSPVTVFLSMNALRYFVKGDQTAAPAEGPFGELLATKNAPPFRAMFEQAVSLGDAKIHPCSMAMDVMGLEPAALESWLAEPLGLTKFLGDAADAQVWSF comes from the coding sequence ATGGCCGCGATGGTCGCGGCAGTCGGGGCAGTGAGCGGCAGTCCGGTCACGGTGTTCCTGTCGATGAACGCGTTGCGGTACTTCGTGAAGGGCGACCAGACCGCGGCCCCCGCCGAGGGGCCGTTCGGCGAACTGCTCGCCACGAAGAACGCGCCGCCGTTCCGCGCCATGTTCGAGCAGGCCGTGTCGCTGGGCGATGCGAAGATCCATCCGTGCTCGATGGCCATGGACGTCATGGGGCTGGAGCCCGCCGCGCTCGAATCGTGGCTGGCCGAACCTCTCGGCCTCACGAAGTTTCTCGGCGATGCGGCCGATGCGCAGGTCTGGTCGTTCTGA
- a CDS encoding sulfurtransferase TusA family protein, whose protein sequence is MAGKKVIDARGSFCPGPLMELIAGMKMAEVGDELEVLSSDKGSANDIPEWIHKVGHEHLGTREEAGVWHIAVRKVK, encoded by the coding sequence ATGGCCGGCAAGAAAGTGATCGACGCGCGCGGAAGCTTCTGTCCGGGCCCGTTGATGGAACTCATCGCCGGGATGAAGATGGCCGAGGTGGGCGACGAGCTCGAAGTGCTCTCCAGCGACAAGGGGTCGGCCAACGACATTCCCGAGTGGATCCACAAGGTCGGGCACGAGCACCTCGGCACGCGCGAGGAGGCCGGTGTCTGGCACATCGCAGTCAGGAAGGTGAAGTGA
- a CDS encoding NAD(P)/FAD-dependent oxidoreductase, with protein MRILIIGGGMGGTILANNLARRLAPELKAGKARITMLSASERHFYQPGLLYLAFGRVTPDELYRDQASLLEPGIEFHVDPAEQFLLDQNQVKAKSGRTFDYDILAIATGSRPVPELIPGLAENSETFYTEETALKMFRRLREFQGGRVVVAVGVPHKCPMAPLEITFMLYDYFKDRGILDKVKLHYTYPIGRVHSLENVAKWAAPEMARLGISYETLFNIKEVDGKAKVVRSEEGTEAPFDLLVSIPAHRGMEVIEKNNLGTGGFIPTHRHQLNMEGRNNVYVLGDTTNLPISKAGSTAHFEAEALGENIAAIVKLGAPVRDYDGKVFCFIEAGKDRATYAMFDYLNPPDPKPPTKAIHWFKMAYNKLYWTSARGLL; from the coding sequence ATGCGCATCCTGATCATCGGCGGCGGCATGGGCGGCACGATCCTGGCGAACAATCTCGCGCGGCGGCTGGCGCCCGAGCTGAAGGCGGGCAAGGCCCGGATCACGATGCTGTCGGCATCCGAGCGGCACTTCTACCAGCCGGGCCTTCTGTATCTGGCGTTCGGGCGCGTGACGCCCGACGAGCTGTACCGCGACCAGGCGAGCCTGCTCGAGCCCGGCATCGAGTTCCACGTCGACCCGGCCGAGCAGTTCCTGCTCGACCAGAACCAGGTGAAGGCGAAGAGCGGGCGCACCTTCGATTACGACATCCTGGCGATCGCCACCGGGTCGCGCCCGGTGCCCGAACTGATCCCCGGCCTGGCCGAGAATTCGGAGACGTTCTACACCGAGGAGACGGCGCTGAAGATGTTCCGGCGCCTGCGCGAGTTCCAGGGCGGCCGGGTTGTCGTCGCGGTGGGCGTGCCGCACAAGTGCCCGATGGCGCCGCTCGAGATCACCTTCATGCTGTACGACTACTTCAAGGATCGCGGCATCCTCGACAAGGTGAAGCTGCACTACACCTACCCGATCGGTCGCGTGCACAGTCTCGAGAACGTCGCCAAGTGGGCGGCGCCCGAAATGGCGCGGCTCGGCATCAGCTACGAGACGCTGTTCAACATCAAGGAGGTCGACGGCAAGGCGAAGGTGGTGCGCAGCGAGGAGGGCACCGAAGCGCCGTTCGACCTGCTGGTGTCGATCCCCGCGCACCGCGGCATGGAGGTGATCGAGAAGAACAACCTCGGCACCGGCGGGTTCATCCCGACGCATCGGCACCAGCTCAACATGGAAGGGCGCAACAACGTCTACGTGCTGGGCGACACGACCAACCTGCCGATCAGCAAGGCCGGTTCCACCGCGCACTTCGAGGCCGAGGCGCTCGGCGAGAACATCGCGGCGATCGTCAAGCTCGGCGCGCCGGTGCGCGACTACGACGGCAAGGTGTTCTGCTTCATCGAGGCCGGAAAAGACCGCGCCACCTACGCGATGTTCGACTATCTCAATCCGCCCGACCCGAAGCCGCCGACCAAGGCCATCCACTGGTTCAAGATGGCCTACAACAAGCTGTACTGGACTTCCGCACGCGGCCTGCTCTGA
- a CDS encoding Uma2 family endonuclease: MSAVVEPTRHKLSIDDFERLGTAGILAEDSRIELIEGDLIDMPPIGTGHMSVSHRLTRLLVRRAGDDAIVSVAQPICLPPWSMPQPDFMLLRPRADDYATQHPGAADVLLAIEVADSSLRYDRGTRARLYASHGVAEYWIVEVEARRVHVFHSPLPAEGRFASERTLEAPFEIAPAALPALALASEEIWYAP; the protein is encoded by the coding sequence ATGAGCGCCGTCGTCGAACCCACCCGCCACAAGCTGTCGATCGATGACTTCGAGCGCCTCGGCACGGCCGGCATCCTCGCCGAGGACAGTCGGATCGAGTTGATCGAAGGAGACCTGATCGACATGCCGCCGATCGGCACCGGTCACATGTCGGTCAGTCACCGATTGACCCGTCTGCTGGTGCGACGTGCCGGCGACGATGCCATCGTTTCGGTGGCGCAGCCAATATGCCTGCCGCCATGGTCGATGCCGCAGCCCGATTTCATGCTGCTGCGGCCGCGCGCCGACGATTACGCCACGCAGCATCCCGGTGCCGCCGACGTACTGCTGGCCATCGAGGTAGCCGATTCCTCGCTGCGCTACGATCGCGGCACCCGGGCGCGCCTGTACGCGTCGCACGGCGTGGCCGAATACTGGATCGTCGAAGTCGAGGCCCGGCGCGTGCACGTGTTCCACTCGCCGCTTCCCGCCGAGGGCAGGTTCGCGTCGGAGCGCACGCTCGAGGCACCGTTCGAGATCGCGCCGGCAGCGCTGCCGGCGCTCGCGCTCGCCTCCGAAGAGATCTGGTACGCGCCGTAA
- a CDS encoding formate/nitrite transporter family protein yields MAGEIFGSDAFAPREVAARVETIGVAKARLPLHSMSMLALLAGAFIGLGSIAFLLVTSDPSLSFAGSRVLGGLVFSLGLIMVVVAGAELFTGNNLLAMAWAEGKLGTREVLRNWVVVGLGNLVGAAGLAVLVLLADTAALNGGLVAKKAVEVAAAKAALSWETAFFRGVLCNVLVCLAVWMAAAGRSVVDKTVAIVPPIAAFVALGFEHSIANMFFFPLAIGLLATDPALAALPQAAAVTWTAMAGNLVPVIAGNLVGGSVLVALIYWVIYRARPSQR; encoded by the coding sequence ATGGCCGGGGAGATCTTCGGCTCCGACGCGTTCGCGCCACGCGAAGTCGCCGCACGCGTGGAGACCATCGGCGTGGCCAAGGCGCGCCTGCCGCTGCACTCGATGTCGATGCTGGCACTGCTGGCCGGCGCCTTCATCGGACTCGGTTCGATCGCATTCCTGCTGGTCACGAGCGACCCGTCGCTGTCGTTCGCAGGCTCGCGCGTGCTCGGTGGGCTGGTGTTCTCGCTCGGACTGATCATGGTCGTGGTGGCCGGCGCCGAACTGTTCACCGGCAACAACCTGCTGGCGATGGCCTGGGCCGAGGGCAAGCTCGGCACGCGCGAGGTGCTGCGCAACTGGGTGGTGGTGGGTCTGGGCAACCTCGTCGGCGCGGCCGGCCTCGCAGTGCTGGTGCTGCTGGCCGACACCGCGGCACTCAACGGGGGGCTGGTCGCGAAAAAGGCGGTCGAAGTCGCCGCGGCCAAGGCCGCACTGTCCTGGGAGACGGCCTTCTTTCGCGGCGTGCTGTGCAACGTGCTGGTGTGCCTCGCCGTGTGGATGGCCGCCGCGGGGCGCAGCGTCGTCGACAAGACGGTGGCGATCGTGCCGCCGATCGCCGCGTTCGTCGCGCTCGGCTTCGAGCACTCGATCGCCAACATGTTCTTCTTTCCGCTGGCGATCGGCCTGCTCGCAACCGACCCCGCGCTGGCGGCACTGCCACAGGCCGCCGCCGTGACCTGGACGGCAATGGCCGGCAACCTGGTGCCGGTGATCGCCGGCAACCTGGTGGGCGGCAGCGTGCTGGTGGCGCTGATCTACTGGGTGATCTACCGGGCGCGCCCGAGCCAGCGATGA